The Salarias fasciatus chromosome 12, fSalaFa1.1, whole genome shotgun sequence DNA segment GAGCACGCTGACACATGCTCAGTGTCCAGTTTAAAAGAACTCTAAAGTCTCAATCATTTGGTTATGTCTTTAACTCtcaggctggatttctgagCACTTGGTCAtgtctgtcttttctctgcAAGCCTTTTTCCACCTTCAGCCTCTGCCAGGCACTGAAGGCCACTGGAAACTATTTCCCCTTCGTCTCAAACAAACACTGCCATCTGCTGATGCATTTGACTCTCGCCGTGCTCCGGTCtgctttttaaagctgtttctATTGACCCTCGCACGCGTGAGAGAAATCAGCAACCTTTTTGCATTGTAAGGTTTGAAGAATAATGTTGACAACTGCCCGCGAGTCCCCAAtccagagcagacagacagagacggcgACAGGGTGGGGGACGCCTGTGACAGCTGTCCCGGGATGTTTAACCCAAACCAGGTAACTAAACCAACCACAGCCTGAAGGAAACAGATCTGGCTCCACGGCATGACCACATGCGTTTGATCTGTCTGCAGTCTGACTCAGACAACGACCTTGTCGGAGACACCTGTGACGACAACATCGACAGGTAGAGCTCACACCACCATCTGCTTTCCCAACACTTTAAAGTATTGATCTTTTATATCTGTTATATCTTGTTAGTGATGGTGACGGACACCAAAACACTAAAGACAACTGTCCCACCATCATCAACTCCTCTCAGCTGGACACCGACAAAGATGGAATGGTTGGGCCTCCTTTGATTCATATATTCAACTTTTGATTTTAAGGTCAAGACTTCACTGTTattgactttctgtttttctgacaggGGGATGAGTGTGACGACGATGATGACAATGACGGTATACTAGACAAAGATGACAACTGCAGACTGGTTCCCAACCCCGACCAAAGAGACACTGACCGTTAGTACCACCAGAGTTTTCCCATGGTGCAAAGCGTCCGTGCGCGCTGACTGGTGTCGCTGTGTTTCAGAGGACGGAGTCGGAGACGCGTGTGAAGGAGACTTCGACAAAGACGACGTCATTGATATAATCGACCACTGCCCGGAGAACGCCGAGATCACCCTGACCGACTTCAGAGCCTATCAGACCGTGGTGCTGGACCCAGAGGGAGACTCGCAGATCGACCCCAACTGGGTGGTTCTCAACCAGGTGAACAGCTTCCCAACAACacagacttttattttcacagtcTTCACAATGCAGTTGAACTTCTGAGGAAAACAAATATGAGAAGAAGAAGGTCATTTTAACTGCATTTGGAACGGatatttaataaattattaaattataACTATTCTGTAATTAATTTACTGGTAAATGCATTTTGAAGTAAACAATATCAAATggataaatgtatttttgtagcCCAAGAAAGAACAGTTATATTTTGAATATGTGCATAAACCAGCTTGTGAAAGAGAAgacaagcacaaaaaaaacccactaaaaTTAAtaactgaaatttaaaaacttACAGCTACAGCAGCTGGGCGTTGTAAAATAACTGAGCATGTAGATGAAATCCTACAAACTTGCGATAAGACAGACCATTAAGAAAAACTGAATTCTTCTATCATGTGTCCCTGATAGGGTATGGAGATTGTCCAGACCATGAACTCTGACCCTGGCCTGGCGGTGGGTAAGTACTCATATAACATACTTTTATAGATTAATGAAAGAGCGCAATATAAAATTAGGCAGAAAACAGCTGATTACACAGAGTGCATACTTTATGGACActtataaaacagaaaactgatttGTTGGATTTTCCTCCACCATCAGAATCATGATACACGAATGCTGCTTATTGAATCTGTGTGCTTCTGCACCTGCTGCCTCTTTGCTATTTTATCCCAGTTTATGTCATTTTCATCAGAGTCCTCCTTTAATAagtgctgttgtgtgtttggcgtgtgtgtgttttactgtttgtAGGCTACACAGCGTTCAGTGGAGTCGACTTCGAGGGGACGTTCCACGTCAACACGGTGACAGACGACGACTACGTCGGCTTCATCTTCGGATACCAGGACTCTTCCTCCTTCTACGTGGTGATGTGGAAGCAGACAGAACAAACGTACTGGCAGGCCTCACCCTTCAGGGCCGTCGCTGAGCCGGGAATACAGCTCAAGGTGGGATGCGGGAGCGAGCGTTGCTATCATCTCTGTCACGGTTTGAGCCCCTCCCTTTTCAGACCGCACGCGGCTTCTTCTCACCAGGTGGTGAAGTCCAGCACGGGTCCCGGCGAGTACATGAGGAACTCCCTCTGGCACACGGGGAACACGTCCGACCAGGTGCGCCTGCTGTGGAAAGACCCCAGAAACGTGGGCTGGAAAGACAAAGTTTCCTACCGCTGGTTCCTCCAGCACAGACCGCAGGTTGGATACATCAGGtacaaacagtcacacaccagCTCAGATTCACACAAACATGCCAGTCAGAGGCAGACGCTGGAAAATCTGGAGATAAATGgcaaaaaactttgtcataAAGCTTGTTAGGTCATTATTATCAACACATATTGCTTCCACATGAATACAAAAGCTGTGAAACGTAATCTGTGACATCTTGAGTTTATGACAAGTCATTAAGAAACGGTTCCTCATGCTGACTGATCAGTTTTACAGAGCTCACAAAAACATTCCACACTTTAGTTTGACAACTCACAGATGTATTTTTTCTCACTGAGAAATAGGATTGTTTCTAAGGCCGGTTCAAAGACGAGCATCGGCCCAGGACCAGCAGGTGGTTGCTGGTTATGAACTTACTAATGAGTTTCACTTTTTCGCCTCACGTTTGAACCAGGGCTCGCTTTTATGAGGGTTCGAACCTGGTGGCGGACACAAAGGTGATCATCGACACCAGCATGAGAGGCGGACGGCTGGGCGTGTTCTGCTTCTCCCAGGAGAATATCATCTGGTCCAATCTGAAGTACCGCTGCAACGGTGAGTGTCTGTGAGCTGAAGCCGTCTGAGCTGTGAACAGACGCTCATGAACCGTCTCTCTCTGGCCCCCGCGCACAGACACCATTCCTGCCGACTACGAGGATCTGTCCAGCACGCAAGAGTGAAGCTGGAGGAAGGGAGTGATCCATCAAAGAGACGAGTTGTTCTCCGGGAAACTGTAGATAGACAGAACCGCCCTGCTGAGGGCGAAGAGGTGCAGGTCAGGAGTCGGGACGCGACAGACATCACAGGAAGAATCATCAACCAACAGCAACATTACTTTGGGCATTATATACTTTACTTCTGTCTGACTGAAGCCAAACTATTCTGATATCTTTAACTTTTATCCACACTTTAAGTTGAgtttaaaactgtgttttggaACATTTTGAATATATATTGAATACAGTAATCAGCAAAAAGGAGATGCATGTTCAATCTCGTATTTTAAAGTATTTATGTGTAGGAGGAAAAACTaagctgaaaaataaagacaacagGTTGTTTTCAATTAATGTTTTATTGAATGAGTGAGCAAAGTGAACTGCATGACACCGACATAATTGTATCTCAAACATCGTTTGGTTGAATATCTTTGTATACTATGGTAGTAAACAGGCTTCACAGTAGGTCCTGCTATctgatttcctctttttttgtatatttatcTAAGCTGCTGAGCACCATTACGTGTCGACATTCCTACTATTTATTAAAAAGCTGAATTGTTtttgggggtaaaaaaaaaaaaaaaaaaaaatcacatgacaTTATTTTACAGGTATGTAAAGCAAAACCCAAAGTAAAACTTCCACAGATCACAGAGCTTCAGCCGAAATGCACAGGCGTgtaaaatcaatgtgttaggaacaaaagaaaaactatgACTAATGGAAGGAATGAGAAACGGTGATAACGGGCTTGTACAGTAAAGGTAACGATGCATACAGTACAGAAGGTATCGCAAACAACTTGACATTTGATGGCGTGAAAAGCTGTTCATTTTAACCGAGCAGTAAGGTCAACATCCAGTGTTGAATAACTCACTGATTACGTAAGTCCTGCTACTACCTGCTATCATCTGATCACCACGACGCGCCGATTCATGTAACAAAGGCATAAAACACTTGTAACTGTACACAAATGGAAaagtgtgtgttcgtgtgtgttcatgcaaaTAGACCGTGTTTCTGTTATATCTTTCTCTGCAACACATTAAAGcagaggttttcaaaatgtgggCGGTGACGcactgaagctttttttccaCTATTTAAATCTTCTTTATTCTACTTACAAGTCATTGATTTCTAAAGATGTAagtttcaataaaataattttaaccTACACTTCTTTGtttacattatatatatatttttattttttttttacattagttAAAAAACCCTCCAGTGTCCCCCAGAAGGGGCCGGCTCCACACCTTGAAAACCGCAGCACTAAACGATCCCGTGTGGTTTCTTATCTTCTGACATCTACCTTTGGTAAATGCAGCTCGTCTGTGTCGCCGCAGCGCCTCCCTCACGGTGGCGCACCTCCAACGTCGCTCCTCTTTAAGGCAGGTTGATTTGAGGAGCGTTGCCCTGCACGACCACGACCACGACCACGGAAACtggaaatgtggattttttttcttaggaAAAGACTTTGCTCAAAGGGAGCGCTGAcatcaataaaaactgaaacgGTACACATGATCTGAGGCtgcgttcacactgcaggaaaaTGTGACCCAGTTGTGATTTTCTGCTCACAGGTGACCCACATCCGACCTGTTTAGTGACCAGATCCAGGCCTGGTTCTGCGTCCGTATCCGTTATCTTTCAAGACGACCGCGGTCTGAACGGTCAAGCCGCATGTATGTGATGTCACGAAGCTGTCCTCTCTTTTTTCTCAGTCTCCTTCATCCCCGTCTGGTCGTGTCACGTTCACAATGCAATGTGATGGAGGTCGCGTTTAAAATGTAgtgtatgcaaaaaaaaaaaaaagaaaaaaaaaaaaatcatatctcAACAAGAAATCAGAATTGAGCATCAAGACCAGCAGTGTGAACATAGCTTGAGTGGGAAACTTCACAACACTGGATTCTCTAACATTGAAAAGAGCTCTTCTTGTTGCATAGAAAACTTCTACAAAAAGAGACAATATAACAAAGCACTGACATATATATGTACAGCTTGAATGTGAGCCTGAGAAATGAGTTTTTTATCCCCCCCCGCCAACAGACTCAGGGACAAATCTAATTCAATTCACACGtttcttctttcattcatttaggcacacttaaataaatacaaatttgtCTCATCTGAAATAAATTTGTCCCGGAACGTTGCTACAACTTTATGTTCTAATCCAACTGTACAAAACTGAAATGGCCGTCTGAGGGTAAAAGCACGAGTTTGAGATAATCTGAACACATACGAGTACAGAAAATACTTACAAAATACACTTTCAAGTTTGAAATTTTTTGAAAATCTGTGAAAGCTGGATGTTTCTCAAAGCAACGCAGCTGCCAGGAATCTTTAGTCAATTTCAAACCTGTACGAAATACAAAAACTCAGAGAGTCAGTGGTAGTAAAAGCTTACCGTCAAGGTATTAACCGCTCAACATTGTAAAACAAAGTAAACGCTAGCATATAAAACAAAAGGCAACAGATAATCCTCCATTTCAAACGCTGAGGGTAGAGTAGGGTTGTGTTTCAAGCTaacaggggtgtgtgtgtgtgtgtgtgtgtgtttgtgtgttggtcCCTTGGCCCATTGTGGGAACTTCATCCTGGCCGCATTGCAAGAATCAGAGTAGCCCGACACGCGAGCGTGTGATGTCCTACGCCTCGAAGCGCTTCGGGCAGACCATGGGAGCGACGAGGGTCCACATGTAGAAAACCAGACAGACCCAGCAGGAGGCCATCTTGATCCAGAACACAGACCAGCttccctccagcagcttctcgATTTTATGGTTGTCAaaactgtgacaaaaaaaaaaaacaaaaaacccaaacatgaTCATCTGCATGTATGAAGCTTCATGCTGTTGATGCGTGCGCTCGGCGTCACGAGCTTCACTTACTGAAACCAGTTGGTGACAGTCATCATGACATACAGGGAGCCCAGGAAGAAGACAAAGTGAAAGTAGCAGTAGCTGTAGATGGTTCCCTCTCTCTCGTCGTACACCACGTTCTGGCCTGAACCGGTCTTCTCCTCGTCAAAGTCCTCTGAAAATCAAGTCCGAACACAGTGAGCAAACACTGTAAgcacaaaagacaaacaagtGGGGCTCTTCTTCAGAACTGAGTgttttccagcaggtggcagtgtgCGTCCGCCATCAAtcccgctcctcctgctctcttcaCTGTGTCACACTAACCTCCTAGTAACAGTGACATCATCTTTGTTTGCTGACCAATGCTTTCTCACCATCCTTGATGTGGCTCGGGAATAGTAATGAGGATATCTCCTCCGTGTGCAGAGGACATGTGCAAACACACAtcgggggggggaaaaaaaagccaaaaaggcTTTCCTTACCTGTGTCATctccaaaacagaaacagcagcgagcTCTCTGCAAAGCGTAGAGGAGAAGAAGTCACCACTGAGTTGGAATGAAGCGTCAGGAGAGGCTGGTCTGTGTGGCTTCAAGCCGTCAGTCTGCATATGTGTTTAGTCAGCACGCCCAGGGAGGgctgaatgtttctgtgtttaccTCAGCCTCTGGCTCGCTGTTCCTGCACACTCTGAGGGCCGCCGAGCTTCGCCTGCTGGTGGACGTCAGGCTGGAGAGGGCAGGAgaaccaaaacaaagacagacaaagAGGGAGAAAGGTTGTAATTTAATCAGTATGTATTCTTTCTGTATATTTTTCTCTCAATAATTTGCAGTTTCAGAAAGCGTTTCTTCAGGGAACGACCGCAAGAGACAGGATGCCTCCACATGATGGGAAACACATGTGAACAAAAGCTAGAGCCACAGTTCTCGTGTCTCCGAGCCTTGGCTTCTGCCACAGCCAATCAAACGCCGCCTCTTCAGAGTGGCAGCCAATCCAAACTACCTTGTCTGTGTAGCAACAGACTGACATCAAATATTTTTTCgttttcacatttctgattGCAGAGCTGTTGTTAGAGGGTTCGGGCATGTAGccttcactcctctccactTAATATACTGAGAATGAGGAACACTcgacagctgcaggacagacgaGTGAGCAAAAAAGACATTGTGGGAGAGCTTTCTTCTCTCACTGATAGATATTTTCCTGAAAGTCTTTTGAAAGTTTCACGTTTGCAGAATTAATTCACAGTCATCCGTGTGCCTCACCAAGAGTAGAGGACGCAGCCAAACAGGATGATGGTTCCGAGGCCAGTGACGATCTTCTTGTCGCTCTCTGTCCCGGAGTTGAAGGGGAACACGCAGACGGTCTGGTTTACACCGCCTATCTCCGCCACTGgacagaaggaaaacacagatggGTGGgatgaaacacaaagaggaggaagcgtgacaagaagaaaagacaaaagatgCAGTGAGGATGTGTATTTTGGCACGGGTAGTGAAAGAAGATAAAAAACGAGGGCCAGTGCAAAATGCAGCgagaacaaaaaacaaccaaggATGGCTATTTTCTGAAATcaattatttatataaatacaacaacagtttaaaaaaaacacaaatctaaTCTTGATGAAGGAGATGGGTGAAAACAGAGATCTCAACAGTTTCAGTTGTTTTACAAAACAGTGATTTTTAGTTAAACTTTTGGTTTCTGGCAGAAATTTCTTTATCTTTCTGAGTGACATCAGATGACATTAAGGAGAGAGTCAAGTAAGACATTTTACAGTCTTGTCAAAGCCAAACAGGTTTGACTCATAAAACATCAGTGAAACTGTGGCCACTTCATCAAGGACGCTGTGTCACTGCCTTTGTCCAAACAAATCGCAATGAATCATATTTGCAGTGAAAACTAGCATtcctgaaatatttttattagaaaaaaaaaaaggaaaaaacttgAGATTATTGTGACTTTGGCCTGAAGTCGAAAGCATATCTGATTCAAAGATTATATTTGAGTGGGAGGAGTTGGGAGCCACTCGGTGTTCTTCTCTGAATAGTTGAGAAAACATGAATCAAATGTGAAGAAATTCTTATTAGTCATCCAGTAGAAGGAGGAGTGATTGAAGTGCACTTTGCAGAGTCATCTGCTTTTCTGGTGGCTAAAATCTTTGTCGTGCCATCACCGTGCGAACAGTGTGTTAAAGTTGTTCTTTGATGACATGATAGACTGAAAATGTGTAAAGAAGGACGGAGCAAAGCTAAAATGATGAACTTGATCAAAACAGAAGTGCTGCTGTGGCATCGTTGGACCGAATCACCAATAAAAACTGTAGCTGTTCTGAAACAATCAACAGCTGGACTGACAGGAAGGAGATGGTGTGTGTCGCCTCACACTCACCTTCTTTTGGTTTGCTGGAGAAGGCTGAGAAGGTAAGATACATGACGTACACACTGATGACGCCCGGCTGCAGGAGGCCGGATGTGGGCTGCACTGCAGGAACAAAGACACAGAATTCAGAATTCatgggtggttttttttttctgaatctgaaagtTCGTTTGTCTCAAATCTGCTGCGCTGTATTGATTTCAAAATGACACACCGCTCTCTTAAAAACCCATGAGACGGAGCGTGTGTGAGTTCCTTACGTTTCTGTATGCAGGGGGAGATGGCCAGCAGGGAGACGACGAGGCAGAGGCTGCCGTTGATGCCCAGGAAGATCTTGTTCAGCAAGCAGGCCTCGGGGTGAGTGTAAAAAAACCCCATGAAGGCTACGGCTCCCACGGCCGCCGTGAACAGAAGCAGAGTCACCAAGGCCAGAGCCGCGTACCACATACGATTATACGACACTCCCGAACTCCtgcagagggggagagagaaaacaggcagaaaaaaggaaaacaacgTGAACAAAAGAAAGGCAAATTAAAGGGTACGAAAGATAAGTGGaagggggagaaagaaaaagaattgaCTCAGGAAAGATTGTCCTAAAGAAAAatttaaagagagaaagaaagagtcaaCTTTGGTGGGTTGCTCAAGACAATCAATAGAAGATTTATGGCTGCTTCAGGAAGTTCACTTGTTTTTTCACTTGGCCTACAAATTCACCTTTCACAAAATAGGTGGGTttaaaagcaaacaacaacatatCCTGAAGAGTTCCACTTTATGGCAGCGGTTACCAAACCATTAAACATTTCTGGAGAAatctgctgagtgtgtgttcatgtgtgtgtgtcaacggGGGGAAACTCCTAAACCAAACGCGTCCTGTGAATCTGCACAGCACTGGCCTGCTGCCAGGACACAAGACACAAAGCTACATGACGCCCTCTTTCCAACTCCTCTGACAGAAATGCCATCCCACCTTCAGAACGTCTCTCaagaacaaatgaaaagcaGCGCAGTGATCTCATTCAAGGACTGTCCACACGGCGAGCCAACGCGTCCCCGGGTGAAGAGAAGAGCgaaaagcagagaggagacgtGTCGTGTTGCTCTCACCAGTTTGTGTTCCATCTGTGTGCAAACTCCACCAGCAGCATAAGTTGGATcagaaggaagaggaagcccCCAACGGCTCCGATGTAGCGCCAGACTGTGATTATTAAATACAAGAAGAGACAAAATGGAAAGTGTTTGAATGATGACAAACCTGCTTGGCAAGTCAAAGCCGCTGTAAGGCAGCGCACGTTTGCATGTATCACTGGAAACTCAGGACTAGctccacagaaacattcatCTTTTCCCTTTTATATTTCAGCAAATCGCTCTGCAGTCCAACGGTGACAGACCTTTAAAATGGCGGCATACAAAATATGCTCACATCAGAATTCTCTCTAAAGGAAAAAGGAAGCATTCAGCACTTTTCAGTCATCAGTGGGGAAATCAGGCAGATATTTTAAGAAGCTGTAAAGATCTGTTGCTTCCACATGCATTTTTAGCACTTCCTGTATCTCCTGTTGTAACTTTACCGTTTGGAGATGAACGTGTGATTTACAtcttgtaaaataaataacaaactTAAAGTTtgctgggggttttttttaccttcaaGAAAGGTTTCCTCCTGCGGGAGAAAGAAGCCTCCAGCACAGCATGCCACCAGCAGAACAAACTTCACCAGCCAGAATCTGCCGATCAAAGTGGCGATAATGTCAAAAACAGTGAATTAACAAAGGAAAATTTGATACCATGCAAATTGACCATTGCAAATTAGTGGGAaagtaaatgtaaaaaatataaaaacccCGGTCCAAACACAGAATACGACTCTAACAAGTCCAAACACATTCAAAATGATCTACTGTTTTCAGTCCAGACACGACAGTACACTGCTTCACTTAGGTAATCatatttttgatgttttaaacagttttttaaaCCATACACAACACATGGTTGAATGTGCTTTATGAATACAGTAATTGTTAGTTGAGggacaaattatttaaaagaaaaaaaaaaaaaactgaaaaatttcTCCTCACCCGTTATGGATGGCCGCCCTGCAGCCAGTGCTGGTGTTCACTCGTATGGTGAAGATGGCGaagaacaaaaagaagcagGACATTCCAAAACACACCTTGTAGACAGCCGAGTAACCCACCAGAGTTTTGCAGTCCTCTCCTGCATTCAAGTTCTCGCACAAGGTGGGGAACTGAATGGAAAAATCATAACCCCAAAACACCGAAATTAGATCATtgtgctatttaaaaaaaaaaaaaaagaaagaaagaaagaaagaaaaaccacctCTGCTCATGTTTGTCTAGTATGAGGCCCCAGTGAAAGGGCCCAATAGTGTCTATTCTGAACGTCACGCCTCTCaaggagcagaaagagagaacaGGCTGCAACAACAACCCCTCTTTCTGTCCACGGAGCCCTCTTTCATCTCTCCTTCTCTACAGCCTGTTAGAGGGGCCTTACAACTAACTGTCAGTGTACACAAACAAAAGACACAGATGAATAAATTAAACGCCCTTTGTAAACAAGTCAGAGGCAACGGCGAGAGGGGAAGGCAGAGGCGGCGtgaaaggaggagagaaggcTGGAAGATCCCTCTTGACATGGAGCCCAAAACATGATTCTGAATGACGGTGAGCGGCATGAGAAGGCGAGGGCGAAACGTGAGAGGACCTCGCTGAACGGAAAACTGTTGCTTTGGTGGCTGTGCGCCAACAGGAGGGAGAGCTTTTCAATTTCACAACCACAGAATGCGAGCTGAAATGTCTGTACCCTTTAATAGGGAGAAATAAAGAtggttttccaaaaaaaaaactttctaagAGATCTACAAATCTTTAAAATCTGGTTATGTTGGCTTTGCTAATTGCAAGCGGGTGAGACGCCAGTGGATTGAGTTGTCATCACCTTAGTGCGAAACGCAGCCCGGAGCCAGATCACAACATAAGGCAAGAAGCCCATTTCTGGAGCCTTTGTCTCATTTTGAGGGCCATATTAGCATGTCCATGGTGTTGTGATTAAGAGGGAGAGGGGGCCGGCTGTTTCAGACTGCTGTAAATCTCTTGAGAAAAGACCagtgctctcacacacacaatggctGCTCTCTTAGCTGGGACTTCCCACtgcgatctgtgtgtgtgtgtgtgtgtgtgtgtgtgtgtgtgtgtgtgtgtgtgtgtgtgtgtgtgtgtgtgtgtgtgtgtatctcaaAGGCGACACACAGCAGGGAGTGGTTTGCATCCTGTACTGTAGACACTGGCAGAGttagaggagagaagaggagatgaTCGGTGGAAATGTGTCATCTTCAAATAGCGCCGCTGTTGATGAAGCTTGGTCATCGCCATGGTAACAGAGtcatctgacttttttttcccccccatatAACAAAAACATAATTCCCCGTTAACACTGAGGTTTAGTT contains these protein-coding regions:
- the serinc5 gene encoding serine incorporator 5, producing the protein MCTPCCISQLACCCGSAACSCCCNCCPKMKQSTGTRIMYAIYFLLVTVICVIMMSPTVVGQMRGQFPTLCENLNAGEDCKTLVGYSAVYKVCFGMSCFFLFFAIFTIRVNTSTGCRAAIHNGFWLVKFVLLVACCAGGFFLPQEETFLEVWRYIGAVGGFLFLLIQLMLLVEFAHRWNTNWSSGVSYNRMWYAALALVTLLLFTAAVGAVAFMGFFYTHPEACLLNKIFLGINGSLCLVVSLLAISPCIQKLQPTSGLLQPGVISVYVMYLTFSAFSSKPKEVAEIGGVNQTVCVFPFNSGTESDKKIVTGLGTIILFGCVLYSCLTSTSRRSSAALRVCRNSEPEAERARCCFCFGDDTEDFDEEKTGSGQNVVYDEREGTIYSYCYFHFVFFLGSLYVMMTVTNWFHFDNHKIEKLLEGSWSVFWIKMASCWVCLVFYMWTLVAPMVCPKRFEA